Proteins encoded within one genomic window of Vidua macroura isolate BioBank_ID:100142 chromosome 2, ASM2450914v1, whole genome shotgun sequence:
- the ST6GAL2 gene encoding beta-galactoside alpha-2,6-sialyltransferase 2 — protein MKPNLKQWKQLMLFGIFAWGLLFLVIFIYFTDSNTAEPVPSSFSYIETKRLLPLQGKQRVIMGAIHDPSFSETIDGNEVLLNEDLLGTFKSGTVNSKKWTVLEEAFRNEDEFFPPQLGRKSKSAFYQVNDDYLFAAGQPQSHNHLQEIEKFISADVSNPKGNILQNNWSHQRRMRRRSTKHRRGQMLDESDDWDGLYSTMSKSFLYKLWKGDVSSKMLNPRLQKAMKDYLSTNKHGVRFKGKRNSKLTGDQLFCELKERVNVKTIDGKEAPFSSLGWEKHVPQIPLVKLYTHGFGSCAVVMSAGAILNSSLGDEIDSHDAVLRFNSAPTRGYEKDVGNKTTMRIINSQILTNPNHHFVDSSLYKDVILVAWDPAPYSANLNVWYKKPDYNLFTPYVQHRRKNPTQPFYILHPKFIWQLWDIIQENTKEKIQPNPPSSGFIGILIMMSMCNEVHVYEYIPSVRQTDLCHYHELYYDAACTLGAYHPLLYEKLLVQRMNKGLQDDLYRKGKVILPGFKAVKCPKRNNFPHL, from the exons ATGAAACCTAACTTGAAGCAATGGAAACAACTCATGCTCTTTGGTATCTTTGCATGGGGCCTGCTTTTCTTGGTGATATTCATCTATTTTACAGATAGCAACACTGCTGAACCAGTTCCAAGTTCCTTTTCTTACATTGAAACTAAGAGACTTCTACCCCTTCAGGGCAAGCAGAGAGTCATCATGGGAGCCATTCATGACCCATCATTCTCTGAAACCATTGATGGGAATGAGGTACTTCTTAATGAGGATCTCCTAGGTACTTTTAAATCGGGGACTGTAAATTCTAAGAAATGGACTGTATTGGAAGAGGCCTTTAGAAATGAAGATGAGTTTTTCCCACCCcaattaggaagaaaatcaaaaagtGCTTTCTACCAAGTGAATGATGATTATTTATTTGCTGCTGGTCAGCCTCAGTCACACAACCACCTTCAAGAGATAGAAAAATTCATTTCGGCTGACGTGAGTAatccaaaaggaaatattttacagaacaACTGGAGCCATCAGAGAAGAATGAGGAGAAGGAGCACAAAACATAGGAGAGGCCAGATGCTTGATGAATCTGATGACTGGGATGGGCTGTATTCCACAATGTCGAAATCCTTTCTTTACAAGCTTTGGAAAGGGGATGTCTCTTCCAAGATGCTAAACCCTCGACTGCAGAAGGCGATGAAAGATTATTTGAGTACCAATAAGCATGGGGTGCGGTTCAAGGGGAAACGAAACTCCAAGTTGACAGGAGACCAGCTATTCTGTGAGCTAAAAGAAAGAGTGAATGTGAAAACAATAGATGGCAAGGAGGCTCCCTTCTCCTCTCTTGGATGGGAAAAGCACGTTCCCCAAATTCCACTGGTCAAATTATATACACATGGCTTTGGGAGCTGTGCAGTAGTTATGTCTGCTGGTGCAATACTGAACTCCTCTCTAGGGGACGAAATAG ATTCTCATGATGCCGTTTTAAGATTTAATTCTGCTCCAACACGTGGCTATGAAAAAGATGTTGGCAATAAAACAACCATGCGGATCATTAATTCTCAG ATTCTCACCAATCCAAACCATCACTTTGTCGACAGTTCCTTGTATAAAGATGTTATCTTAGTAGCCTGGGATCCTGCTCCCTACTCTGCAAATCTGAATGTG tggTATAAGAAGCCAGACTACAATCTGTTCACTCCCTACGTACAGCATCGCAGGAAGAATCCAACCCAGCCGTTCTACATCCTCCATCCAAAGTTTATATGGCAGCTCTGGGACATCATTCAGGAGAACACTAAAGAGAAGATACAGCCCAACCCTCCTTCTTCAGGGTTCATTG GTATCCTTATCATGATGTCCATGTGTAATGAAGTGCACGTGTACGAGTACATCCCTTCAGTGCGACAGACCGACCTGTGTCACTACCATGAACTCTACTACGATGCAGCTTGCACCTTAGGGGCCTACCATCCACTGCTCTACGAGAAGCTCCTGGTGCAGAGGATGAACAAAGGTTTGCAGGATGATCTGTATCGGAAGGGGAAAGTCATTTTACCAGGATTCAAAGCTGTCAAGTGCCCCAAACGAAATAATTTTCCACACTTGTAG